A stretch of Mesorhizobium sp. M2A.F.Ca.ET.046.03.2.1 DNA encodes these proteins:
- the rpoN gene encoding RNA polymerase factor sigma-54, with the protein MALAAKLQLRQSQSLVMTPQLMQSIRLLQLTHVELERFIDEEIERNPLLERAEPQDDAASDQAQKSEAAPELDSAGDWFEGETEWSAEAISQKLDSSLENLFPDDPGTSERLGPDLTAQWKSAAGSAGTASSEGFDVGDMAAAAVTLREHVGEQIALASLSPGERLIAGELADGLDEAGYLRTDLMEIAVRLGTDEAAVARVLGACQSFEPAGLFARDLAECLSLQLQARDRLDPAMKALVANLELLARRDFQTLKRICGVDEEDLLDMLAEIRALDPRPGLAFSGGASDAIVADVEVRAANDGSWAVELNADTLPRVLVDNVYFARVSSHAKDQAEKDFLAECLQNANWLTRSLDQRAKTILKVASEIVRQQDAFLVHGVRHLKPLNLRTVADAIGMHESTVSRVTANKYMLTPRGVFELRYFFTASIASAEGGEAHSSEAVRDRIKQMIDEEKPADVLSDDAIVDMLKEIGVDIARRTVAKYREGMNIPSSVQRRREKRALANAGR; encoded by the coding sequence ATGGCGCTGGCAGCCAAACTGCAGCTCAGACAATCCCAGTCGCTGGTGATGACGCCGCAGCTGATGCAGTCGATCCGGCTGCTGCAGCTTACCCATGTCGAGCTCGAACGCTTCATCGACGAGGAGATCGAGCGCAACCCTCTCCTGGAGCGCGCCGAACCGCAGGACGACGCCGCCAGCGACCAGGCCCAGAAAAGCGAGGCCGCGCCGGAGCTGGATAGCGCCGGCGACTGGTTCGAGGGCGAGACGGAGTGGAGCGCGGAAGCGATCTCGCAAAAGCTCGACTCTTCCCTGGAAAACCTGTTTCCCGACGATCCCGGCACCAGCGAGCGGCTGGGGCCGGATCTCACGGCTCAGTGGAAGTCTGCAGCGGGCAGCGCCGGCACAGCCTCATCCGAGGGATTCGACGTCGGCGACATGGCCGCGGCCGCAGTCACATTGCGCGAACATGTCGGCGAGCAGATCGCACTTGCTTCGCTAAGCCCCGGCGAACGTCTCATCGCGGGCGAGCTTGCCGATGGGCTCGACGAGGCCGGTTATCTGCGCACCGACCTGATGGAGATCGCGGTCCGGCTCGGCACGGATGAAGCGGCGGTGGCGCGTGTGCTTGGCGCCTGCCAGAGCTTCGAGCCGGCAGGGCTCTTCGCGCGCGACCTTGCCGAGTGCCTGTCGCTGCAGCTTCAGGCGCGCGACAGGCTCGATCCGGCAATGAAAGCGCTGGTCGCCAACCTCGAGCTTCTGGCGCGGCGCGATTTCCAGACGCTGAAACGCATCTGCGGCGTCGACGAGGAGGACCTCCTCGACATGCTTGCCGAGATCCGCGCTCTCGATCCGCGCCCCGGCCTGGCGTTTTCGGGCGGCGCAAGCGACGCAATCGTCGCCGATGTCGAGGTCCGCGCGGCCAATGACGGCAGCTGGGCAGTTGAGCTCAATGCCGACACGCTGCCGCGCGTGCTGGTGGACAATGTCTACTTCGCCCGTGTCTCGAGCCACGCCAAGGACCAGGCGGAAAAGGATTTTCTCGCCGAATGCCTGCAGAACGCCAACTGGCTGACGCGCAGCCTCGACCAGCGGGCCAAGACTATTCTCAAGGTGGCGTCGGAAATCGTGCGGCAGCAGGACGCCTTTCTCGTCCATGGCGTGCGCCACCTCAAGCCGCTCAACCTGCGCACGGTGGCCGATGCCATCGGCATGCATGAATCGACCGTCAGCCGCGTCACCGCCAACAAATACATGCTGACGCCGCGCGGGGTTTTCGAGCTGCGCTATTTCTTCACGGCGTCGATCGCCTCGGCCGAAGGCGGCGAAGCGCACTCTTCCGAGGCCGTGCGCGACCGCATCAAGCAGATGATCGACGAGGAAAAGCCCGCCGACGTGCTTTCCGACGACGCCATCGTCGACATGCTCAAGGAAATTGGTGTCGATATCGCGCGCCGCACCGTCGCGAAATACCGCGAAGGCATGAATATCCCATCGTCTGTGCAAAGGCGGCGGGAGAAGCGGGCGCTCGCGAACGCCGGCCGCTAG
- the raiA gene encoding ribosome-associated translation inhibitor RaiA, translating to MNLRISGKHMDIGDAFRTRINDRVGEAIEKYFDRGFSGHVTVIKSGSRFSADCMIRLDSGASLQATGDAQDPTLAFEAAADRLETRLRRYKRRLKSRNTGNGNGEEPTDIAYTVMAPLTDDEEDIPEDFAPAIVAESSMTLRTMSVASAVIELDNSDSPVFLFRNAGTDHLNIVYRRPDGNIGWIDPSTTKVAQA from the coding sequence ATGAATCTACGCATTTCGGGAAAACACATGGACATCGGCGATGCGTTCCGCACGCGCATCAACGACCGGGTCGGCGAGGCGATCGAGAAATATTTCGATCGGGGTTTTTCAGGACATGTCACGGTCATCAAATCGGGGTCGCGTTTCTCCGCCGACTGCATGATCCGGCTCGATTCCGGCGCTTCCTTGCAGGCGACCGGCGACGCCCAGGACCCGACGCTTGCCTTCGAGGCGGCCGCCGATCGCCTGGAAACACGGCTGCGCCGCTACAAGCGCCGGCTGAAATCGCGCAACACCGGCAACGGCAATGGCGAAGAGCCGACCGACATCGCCTATACGGTGATGGCTCCCCTCACAGATGATGAGGAAGACATTCCGGAGGACTTCGCTCCGGCCATCGTCGCCGAATCAAGCATGACGCTGCGGACCATGTCGGTGGCGTCTGCCGTCATCGAGCTCGACAACAGCGACAGCCCGGTATTCCTGTTCCGCAACGCCGGGACCGACCATCTCAACATCGTCTACCGCCGGCCGGATGGCAATATCGGCTGGATCGATCCGTCGACGACCAAAGTCGCACAAGCATAA
- the ptsN gene encoding PTS IIA-like nitrogen regulatory protein PtsN: MDLSDLISVPAIMPALKANSKKQLLQLLSERAAAISGIPEREVFDTILQRERLGSTGVGNGIAIPHGKLAGVKRIAGVFARLETPVDFEALDDQPVDLVFLLLAPEGAGADHLKALSRIARVLRDADTVAKIRGTRDAVAIHALLSDTQASHAA; this comes from the coding sequence ATGGATCTCAGCGATCTCATCAGCGTCCCGGCGATCATGCCGGCGTTGAAGGCGAATTCCAAAAAGCAGCTTCTGCAATTGCTGTCGGAGAGGGCGGCGGCGATTTCGGGAATTCCGGAGCGGGAGGTGTTCGACACCATCCTGCAGCGCGAACGGCTGGGATCGACCGGCGTCGGCAACGGCATCGCCATTCCGCACGGCAAGCTCGCCGGCGTGAAGCGGATCGCCGGTGTCTTCGCGCGGCTGGAAACGCCCGTCGATTTCGAGGCATTGGACGACCAGCCGGTCGACCTCGTCTTTCTGCTGCTGGCGCCCGAAGGCGCAGGCGCCGACCATCTCAAGGCGCTGTCGCGCATCGCGCGCGTGCTGCGCGATGCCGACACAGTGGCCAAGATCAGGGGTACGCGCGACGCGGTGGCGATCCACGCCCTGCTGTCCGACACGCAGGCCTCGCACGCAGCCTGA
- a CDS encoding DUF1150 family protein, producing MTRTDEMITMTSGELAHLGEGSVAYLRKVSSDDLRGRFPGLGEIAPGLELWALFAANGQPILLSDARDRALAGALENDLTTVAIH from the coding sequence ATGACCAGAACTGACGAAATGATCACCATGACCAGCGGCGAACTCGCCCATCTCGGCGAAGGCTCTGTCGCTTATCTGCGGAAAGTGTCGAGCGACGACCTGCGCGGCCGCTTCCCGGGCCTCGGCGAAATCGCGCCCGGCCTGGAGCTGTGGGCTTTGTTTGCCGCCAACGGCCAGCCGATCCTGCTTTCCGATGCCCGTGACCGGGCGCTGGCGGGTGCGTTGGAGAACGATCTGACCACTGTCGCCATCCACTAG
- a CDS encoding Hsp20 family protein translates to MSRMTPFSSPLLLGFDAMEKTLERLAKTGDSYPPYNIERLSAADGKAERLRITLAVAGFAESDLDVTTEENQLIVRGRQTDDTEREFLHRGIAARQFQRCFVLADGMRVIAAELKNGLLSIDLDRPEAERLVRKINISVKD, encoded by the coding sequence ATGAGTCGAATGACGCCCTTCTCCAGCCCGCTTCTTTTGGGTTTCGATGCCATGGAAAAGACGCTGGAGCGTCTGGCGAAGACCGGCGACAGCTATCCGCCGTACAACATCGAGCGCCTCAGCGCCGCTGACGGCAAGGCCGAAAGGCTGCGCATCACACTGGCCGTTGCCGGTTTCGCCGAAAGCGACCTCGATGTCACCACGGAGGAAAACCAGCTGATCGTGCGCGGTCGCCAGACCGACGACACCGAGCGCGAATTCCTGCACCGCGGCATCGCCGCGCGCCAGTTCCAGCGCTGTTTCGTGCTGGCCGACGGCATGCGGGTGATAGCGGCCGAGTTGAAGAACGGCCTGCTGTCGATCGATCTCGATCGGCCGGAGGCCGAGCGGCTGGTACGGAAAATAAACATATCGGTGAAAGACTGA
- a CDS encoding nucleoside hydrolase — protein MPQSRKIIIDTDPGQDDAVAILLALGSSELEIVGITAVAGNVPLKLTQNNARKICELAGRPDMKVYAGAIRPLTRELVTAEEVHGKTGLNGPQLPEPTMPLQEQYAVDFIVETLMREESGTITLCPLGPLTNIALALIREPRIAPRIKEIVLMGGGFFEGGNVTPAAEFNIYVDPQAADLVFKSGIPIVMMPLDVTHKALTSSKRIQAFRQLGTKVGTATAEMLEFFERYDEEKYGTDGGPLHDPCVIAYLLKPELFKGRRCNVSVETASELTMGMTVIDWWGVTKREKNATVMRDIDHDGFFALLVERLGRL, from the coding sequence ATGCCCCAGTCCAGAAAGATCATCATTGACACGGATCCCGGCCAGGACGATGCCGTCGCCATATTGCTGGCGCTCGGCAGTTCCGAGCTGGAGATCGTCGGCATCACCGCGGTTGCCGGCAACGTGCCGCTGAAGCTGACCCAGAACAACGCCCGCAAGATCTGCGAGCTGGCCGGCAGGCCAGACATGAAGGTCTATGCTGGCGCCATCCGGCCGCTGACGCGCGAGTTGGTCACCGCCGAGGAAGTGCATGGCAAGACCGGCTTGAACGGCCCGCAGCTGCCCGAGCCGACCATGCCGTTGCAGGAACAATACGCGGTCGATTTCATCGTCGAGACGCTAATGCGCGAAGAAAGCGGCACGATCACGCTGTGCCCGCTCGGACCGCTCACCAACATAGCGCTGGCGCTGATCCGCGAGCCCAGGATCGCGCCCCGCATCAAGGAAATCGTCCTGATGGGCGGCGGCTTCTTCGAGGGCGGCAATGTCACCCCGGCCGCCGAATTCAACATCTATGTCGACCCGCAGGCCGCCGATCTGGTGTTCAAATCGGGCATCCCGATCGTGATGATGCCGCTCGACGTCACCCACAAGGCGCTGACCTCGTCAAAGCGCATACAGGCTTTCCGCCAGCTCGGCACCAAGGTCGGCACCGCGACCGCCGAGATGCTGGAGTTTTTCGAACGCTATGACGAGGAGAAATACGGCACCGATGGCGGGCCACTGCACGATCCGTGCGTGATCGCCTATCTCCTGAAGCCGGAACTGTTCAAGGGTCGCCGCTGCAATGTCAGCGTGGAGACCGCGTCGGAGCTCACCATGGGCATGACGGTGATCGACTGGTGGGGCGTCACCAAGCGGGAAAAGAACGCCACCGTGATGCGCGACATCGACCATGACGGCTTCTTCGCGCTGTTGGTGGAGCGGCTGGGGCGGCTCTGA
- a CDS encoding LysE family translocator, whose translation MSLELYATYVVACIVIILVPGPTVTLIIANSIRHGSRAGLANVAGTQAGLAIMIAIVGIGLNTLIAGMGHWFEWVRLIGAAYLIWMGIQMFRAKGALNPDGSAKKPRGGFFLQGFLVAISNPKTLVFFGAFFPQFIAPQGNYTLQIVVMGLTAMIFAAMSDSTYALAAGRAGRLLSASRVRLMSRISGSFLVGGGLWLAFTKAK comes from the coding sequence ATGTCGCTGGAACTCTACGCCACCTATGTCGTCGCCTGCATCGTCATCATCCTGGTACCGGGCCCGACCGTCACGCTGATCATCGCCAACAGCATCCGCCACGGCTCGCGCGCCGGCTTGGCCAACGTCGCCGGCACGCAGGCCGGGCTCGCCATCATGATCGCAATCGTCGGCATCGGCCTCAACACACTGATCGCCGGCATGGGCCACTGGTTCGAATGGGTGCGGCTGATCGGCGCCGCCTACCTGATCTGGATGGGCATCCAGATGTTTCGCGCAAAAGGCGCGCTGAACCCGGACGGGTCGGCGAAGAAGCCGCGCGGCGGCTTCTTCCTGCAGGGTTTTCTGGTGGCGATCAGCAATCCGAAGACCTTGGTGTTCTTCGGCGCCTTCTTCCCGCAGTTCATCGCGCCGCAGGGCAATTACACGCTGCAGATCGTGGTCATGGGCCTGACGGCGATGATCTTCGCCGCCATGTCGGACTCGACCTACGCCCTTGCCGCCGGCCGCGCCGGCCGGCTGCTGTCGGCCAGCCGCGTCAGGCTGATGTCACGCATCAGCGGCAGTTTTCTCGTCGGCGGCGGGCTCTGGCTGGCGTTTACGAAAGCGAAGTGA
- a CDS encoding amidase yields the protein MRPVTKHALPAAGDICRLSAVELADRIRQGQLSVREVVSASLDRIEAVNPLVNAIVSLRERADILAEADNADAHLARGGEAGSLFGLPIAIKDLALTKGLRTTFGSPIFADFIPETDDFFVERIRKAGAIIIGKTNVPEFGLGSNTYNPVFGPTLNAFDPALTAGGSSGGAAVALALNMLPVADGSDFGGSLLHPAAYNNVYGFRPSQGLVPAGPDIDVFHSQMGVEGPMGRSVRDIALLLDEQAGYHPQAPLSYAKEGSFLGGLGTKASGGRVAWLGDLGGHLPTEPGVLDLCETALARFADASFPSEALVPDVDFEALWQAFVTLRQASSGCGLKAHYDDPEKRRLLKPEAVWEVEQAMRLTAPQIHAASVWRTEWHRTLLSLFERFDLIALPTAQVFPFGVTTHWPREVAGRSMDSYHRWMQVSAFATLGGCPALNVPAGFDAKGRPMGMQLIGRPRGDLAVLKAGAAYEATLPWPVGAA from the coding sequence ATGCGGCCCGTCACCAAGCATGCCCTGCCGGCGGCCGGCGATATCTGTCGCCTCTCCGCCGTCGAGCTCGCCGACAGGATCAGGCAAGGGCAATTGTCGGTGCGTGAAGTCGTCAGCGCTTCCCTTGACCGCATCGAGGCCGTCAACCCGCTGGTCAACGCTATCGTCTCGCTGCGCGAGCGCGCCGACATCCTGGCCGAAGCCGACAACGCCGATGCTCATCTGGCCCGCGGCGGCGAGGCCGGATCGCTGTTCGGCCTGCCGATCGCCATCAAGGACCTCGCCCTGACCAAGGGGCTGAGGACCACCTTCGGCTCGCCGATCTTCGCCGATTTCATCCCTGAAACGGACGACTTCTTCGTCGAGCGCATCCGCAAGGCCGGCGCCATCATCATCGGCAAGACCAATGTTCCGGAATTCGGCCTTGGCTCCAACACGTACAATCCGGTCTTCGGGCCGACGCTCAACGCCTTCGACCCGGCGCTGACCGCCGGCGGCTCGAGCGGCGGCGCGGCGGTGGCACTGGCGCTCAACATGCTGCCGGTCGCCGACGGCAGCGACTTCGGCGGCTCGCTGCTGCATCCGGCGGCCTACAACAATGTCTACGGCTTCCGTCCCTCGCAGGGGCTCGTGCCCGCCGGCCCCGACATCGACGTCTTCCATTCGCAGATGGGCGTCGAGGGACCGATGGGCCGCAGCGTGCGCGACATCGCACTGCTGCTCGACGAACAGGCGGGCTACCATCCGCAGGCACCCTTGTCCTATGCCAAGGAGGGCTCGTTCCTCGGCGGCTTGGGGACGAAAGCCTCCGGCGGCCGCGTCGCCTGGCTGGGCGATCTCGGCGGCCATCTGCCGACGGAACCGGGCGTGCTCGACCTCTGCGAGACCGCGCTTGCCCGCTTTGCGGACGCGTCGTTCCCCAGCGAAGCGCTGGTGCCGGATGTCGATTTCGAGGCGTTGTGGCAGGCTTTCGTCACCTTGCGCCAGGCAAGCAGCGGCTGCGGGTTGAAAGCGCATTACGATGACCCGGAAAAGCGCAGGCTTCTGAAGCCTGAGGCCGTCTGGGAAGTGGAACAGGCGATGCGCCTTACCGCGCCGCAGATCCATGCCGCCAGCGTCTGGCGCACCGAGTGGCATCGCACGCTGCTGTCGCTGTTCGAGCGCTTCGACCTCATCGCTCTGCCGACCGCGCAGGTCTTCCCGTTCGGCGTAACCACCCACTGGCCGCGCGAGGTCGCGGGGCGGAGCATGGACAGCTATCACCGGTGGATGCAGGTCTCCGCCTTTGCCACGCTGGGCGGCTGCCCGGCGCTCAACGTGCCGGCCGGCTTCGACGCAAAAGGCCGGCCGATGGGCATGCAATTGATCGGCCGCCCGCGCGGCGACCTCGCCGTGCTCAAGGCCGGCGCCGCCTACGAGGCGACGCTGCCCTGGCCGGTGGGGGCCGCGTGA
- a CDS encoding ribokinase, producing the protein MIIVVGSINLDLIANVDRLPEPGETVRGSSFATAPGGKGANQALAAARAGAQVRMVGAVGKDSFAPEALALLKAGNVDLSGVGQSFASTGTALILVGADGENVIAVVPGANDSVVPGDVTKAYLKKGDVVLLQHEIPLQTVEAALDAARAAGAVSVLNTAPFRAEAAGFLGKADYAVANETEFDLYGEALSLSGRDRPARMRDYAQKTGRAIVVTLGGDGVLAATPDDFLTIQALKITPVDTVGAGDTFCGYFGAGLSSGLSLGDAITRAAAAGSLACLKPGAQPAIPLAKDVDAALAGTR; encoded by the coding sequence GTGATTATCGTTGTCGGCTCGATCAACCTCGATCTCATTGCCAATGTCGACCGCCTGCCGGAACCCGGCGAGACGGTGCGCGGCTCGAGCTTTGCCACCGCCCCCGGCGGCAAGGGCGCCAACCAGGCGCTGGCCGCGGCGCGCGCGGGAGCCCAGGTGCGCATGGTTGGCGCGGTCGGCAAGGATAGCTTTGCCCCCGAAGCGCTCGCTTTGCTCAAGGCCGGCAATGTCGATCTCTCCGGTGTCGGCCAAAGCTTCGCCTCCACCGGCACGGCGCTGATCCTGGTCGGCGCCGACGGCGAGAACGTCATCGCCGTCGTGCCGGGCGCCAATGATTCGGTGGTGCCGGGCGATGTCACCAAGGCCTATCTCAAAAAGGGCGATGTCGTGCTCCTGCAGCACGAGATCCCGCTGCAGACGGTCGAGGCCGCGCTCGACGCGGCGCGCGCGGCGGGCGCCGTCAGCGTGCTCAACACCGCGCCTTTCCGGGCCGAAGCCGCCGGCTTCCTCGGCAAGGCCGACTATGCCGTCGCCAACGAGACCGAATTCGATCTCTACGGCGAAGCGCTGTCGCTTTCCGGGCGCGACCGCCCCGCCCGCATGCGCGACTACGCCCAAAAGACCGGCCGCGCCATCGTCGTCACGCTCGGCGGCGACGGCGTGCTGGCCGCAACGCCGGACGATTTCCTCACAATCCAGGCGCTAAAGATCACGCCGGTCGACACCGTCGGCGCCGGCGACACTTTTTGCGGCTATTTCGGCGCCGGCCTGTCGTCCGGCTTGTCGCTTGGGGATGCGATCACCCGCGCCGCCGCGGCCGGCTCGCTTGCCTGCCTGAAGCCAGGCGCGCAGCCGGCGATCCCACTGGCCAAGGATGTCGACGCTGCCCTGGCGGGAACGCGTTAA
- a CDS encoding methylated-DNA--[protein]-cysteine S-methyltransferase: protein MNAQMTMNTQMKPIAILENDITPEGSDYDVVRRAIEKISLDYRDQPSLEVLAEEVGETPTGLQKLFTRWAGLSPKAFLQAVTLDHARRLLDSGMPLLETSFELGMSGPGRLHDLFVTHEAMSPGDYKTRGAGLTIRYGYHISPFGIALIMVTDRGLAGLAFCDAGGERAAFADMSGRWPNATYVEDMSATQAYAARVFDPTNWRADQPLRVVMIGTDFQLRVWEALLRIPMGRACTYSSIAASIGAPSASRAVGAAVGANPMSFVVPCHRALGKSGALTGYHWGLTRKRAILGWEAGQVTS, encoded by the coding sequence ATGAACGCGCAGATGACCATGAATACGCAGATGAAGCCGATCGCGATCCTTGAGAACGATATCACCCCGGAAGGCAGCGACTATGATGTCGTGCGCCGCGCCATCGAGAAGATCAGCCTCGACTATCGCGACCAGCCCTCGCTGGAGGTGCTGGCCGAGGAAGTCGGCGAGACGCCGACCGGCCTGCAGAAGCTGTTCACCCGCTGGGCCGGCCTGTCACCGAAAGCCTTTCTGCAGGCGGTGACGCTCGACCACGCGCGCAGGCTGCTCGATTCCGGCATGCCGCTGCTGGAGACCTCGTTCGAGCTCGGCATGTCCGGCCCCGGCCGGCTGCACGACCTCTTCGTCACCCATGAGGCGATGTCGCCCGGCGACTACAAGACGCGGGGCGCGGGCCTCACCATCCGCTACGGTTATCACATCTCGCCTTTCGGCATCGCGCTGATCATGGTCACTGACCGCGGCCTCGCCGGCCTCGCCTTCTGCGATGCCGGCGGCGAGCGGGCTGCCTTCGCCGACATGTCCGGCCGCTGGCCGAACGCGACTTATGTCGAGGACATGTCGGCCACCCAGGCTTACGCCGCGCGGGTCTTCGACCCGACCAACTGGCGCGCCGACCAGCCGCTGCGCGTGGTGATGATCGGCACCGATTTCCAGCTGCGCGTCTGGGAAGCCTTGCTGCGCATCCCGATGGGCAGGGCCTGCACCTATTCCTCGATCGCGGCGAGCATCGGCGCGCCAAGCGCCAGCCGGGCCGTCGGTGCGGCGGTAGGCGCAAACCCGATGTCCTTCGTGGTGCCTTGCCATCGGGCGCTGGGCAAGTCCGGCGCGCTCACCGGCTATCACTGGGGTCTGACGCGCAAACGCGCCATCCTCGGTTGGGAAGCGGGACAAGTGACGTCCTGA